The Candidatus Amarolinea dominans genomic interval CCAACGGCGCTCGTCCACGATCTTGGGTGCATTGGCGGCCAGCTCGGCGACGAACTCGAAGGCGTCAACGCTGACGCGGCACACCTGCTTGAACGCGGCGCTCAGCGGCTCTGTCAGCGCGGCGCTGTCGGCCTGTGGATCGGACAGGACCAGGCGCAGGGTCAACTCGTCGCGCACGCCGGGTCGGCGCACCACCACCTGATGGGCCGCGATCGGAAACCGGCCCAGGGCAAAGGTCACCTGGTTTGGATGCAGGAACATGCCGCGCACCTTGACAGCATCGCCCACGCGGCCAACCAGGGTGATGGCCCGCTCGCTCTGCCGGCTGACGCCGGGCGCCGGATCCAGGTTCATCGCCAGGTCGCCGGTGCCAAAGCGAATGAGCGGATAGGTGGGGTTGAAGTTGGTCACCACCACTTCGCCCGCCTCGCCAGGGCCGACCGCGGCCCCGCTATCGCGATCTACGATCTGGATGATGGGGCCGTCCAACAGACGCATGGACATGGCGCCGGTCTGATCATAGGCCAGAAAACCAAGTTCGGCCGTGCTGTAGGCGTTAGTGACAGTCAGGCCATAGTCGTTGACCAGACTGGCGCGCACGCGGCCAGCCAACGGTTCGGCTGTAAGCAG includes:
- a CDS encoding phenylacetate--CoA ligase family protein; this translates as MISDLDARVAAFVAEAYDHAPGVRRWFEAAGLTPSAVRGVADLAKIPVLTKDRMVELQAEEPPFGGFLAVPLAEVKRLFLSPGPLYEPHADETVLFDTAAPLMQLTGLGRGSIVLNALSYHLVPAGMLIDLMLQHVGAIVVPVGVGNADLQVKMMLDLGVNGYVGSASWLMTLLQKAEEMQIPRTALALRQVLLTAEPLAGRVRASLVNDYGLTVTNAYSTAELGFLAYDQTGAMSMRLLDGPIIQIVDRDSGAAVGPGEAGEVVVTNFNPTYPLIRFGTGDLAMNLDPAPGVSRQSERAITLVGRVGDAVKVRGMFLHPNQVTFALGRFPIAAHQVVVRRPGVRDELTLRLVLSDPQADSAALTEPLSAAFKQVCRVSVDAFEFVAELAANAPKIVDERRWD